One stretch of Cohnella algarum DNA includes these proteins:
- a CDS encoding DEAD/DEAH box helicase, whose amino-acid sequence MNLRPYQQQARESIQAQWESGVRRTLLVLPTGCGKTIVFSKVIEDRVRLGERLLVLAHRGELLEQAADKLEKSTGLKCATEKAEQTSIGSWFRVVVGSIQTLMRPKRLEQFAPDHFDAIIIDEAHHCISDSYQRVLQYFSGAKVLGVTATPDRGDMRNLGSYFESLAYEYTLPRAIKEGYLSPIKALTIPLQLDLSAVRQQSGDFAASDLGTALDPYLESIAAEMWKAARDRKIVVFLPLVKTSQKFTKILNSVGFRAAEVNGESPDRAEILADFDAGRYNVLCNSMLLTEGWDCPSVDCVVVLRPTKVRSLYSQMVGRGTRLYPGKTELLLLDFLWHTERHELCHPAHLIAENEEIAQAMTKQIEQAGIPLDLEAVEKQAQEDVVAAREEALAKQLEEMKRRKRKLVDPLQFEMSIQAEDLSSYVPAFGWEMAPPSEKQIRTLEKLGIFPDEIDNAGKAAKLLERLDKRRQEGLTTPKQIRFLEGRGFQHVGTWSFEAAKRLIDRIAANGWRVPDGIDPKTYRGE is encoded by the coding sequence ATGAATCTCAGACCCTACCAGCAGCAAGCGCGGGAATCCATCCAAGCGCAATGGGAGAGCGGCGTCCGTCGGACGCTGCTTGTCCTCCCGACCGGTTGCGGCAAGACGATCGTCTTTTCCAAAGTCATCGAGGATCGGGTCCGATTGGGCGAGCGGTTGCTTGTCCTCGCTCACCGCGGCGAGCTGCTGGAACAGGCGGCTGACAAGCTTGAGAAGTCAACGGGCCTCAAGTGCGCGACAGAGAAGGCGGAGCAGACATCGATCGGCAGCTGGTTCCGGGTCGTCGTGGGCAGCATCCAAACGTTGATGCGCCCGAAACGTCTCGAACAGTTCGCTCCGGACCACTTCGACGCGATCATTATCGACGAGGCACACCATTGCATTTCTGACAGCTATCAGCGCGTGCTGCAGTATTTTTCCGGCGCAAAGGTGCTCGGTGTCACGGCCACGCCGGATCGCGGCGACATGCGGAACCTGGGCAGCTACTTCGAAAGCTTGGCCTACGAATACACGCTTCCGAGGGCGATCAAAGAGGGGTATCTCAGCCCGATCAAGGCGCTAACCATCCCTTTGCAATTGGACTTGTCAGCAGTCAGGCAGCAATCCGGTGACTTCGCAGCCAGTGACCTGGGCACAGCCTTGGATCCGTATCTGGAGTCCATCGCGGCCGAAATGTGGAAAGCCGCTCGGGATCGCAAGATCGTTGTGTTTCTCCCGCTCGTCAAGACAAGTCAGAAATTTACAAAAATTCTGAATTCAGTTGGGTTCCGGGCGGCTGAGGTCAATGGCGAATCACCGGACCGGGCGGAAATCCTGGCCGATTTCGACGCTGGCCGATACAATGTCCTCTGCAATTCGATGCTGCTGACGGAAGGGTGGGACTGCCCGAGCGTCGATTGTGTTGTCGTCTTGCGGCCGACGAAGGTCCGCAGCTTATACAGCCAAATGGTCGGGCGCGGTACCCGGCTGTATCCCGGCAAGACGGAGTTGCTGCTGCTTGACTTCCTGTGGCATACGGAGCGACACGAGCTTTGTCACCCGGCGCATCTCATCGCGGAGAACGAAGAGATCGCCCAGGCCATGACCAAGCAGATCGAACAAGCCGGCATTCCGCTGGACCTGGAGGCTGTCGAGAAGCAGGCGCAAGAAGATGTTGTTGCCGCTCGCGAGGAAGCGTTGGCGAAGCAGCTCGAAGAGATGAAGCGCCGGAAGCGGAAACTCGTCGATCCGCTGCAATTTGAAATGAGCATCCAGGCGGAAGACCTGTCCAGCTATGTGCCGGCATTTGGATGGGAAATGGCTCCGCCGAGCGAAAAGCAAATTCGCACGCTCGAGAAGCTAGGAATTTTCCCGGACGAGATCGACAATGCCGGTAAGGCGGCGAAACTGCTGGAACGCTTGGACAAGAGACGGCAAGAAGGTTTGACAACGCCAAAGCAAATCCGCTTCCTTGAGGGGCGTGGCTTTCAGCATGTGGGAACTTGGTCATTTGAGGCTGCTAAGCGTTTGATTGACCGAATTGCAGCTAACGGCTGGCGCGTGCCGGATGGCATCGATCCGAAGACGTATCGTGGGGAGTGA
- a CDS encoding ATP-binding protein: MFEVISGKVQKAKKVVLYGPEGIGKSSLAAKFPRPIFIDTEGSTTEMDVGRLPKPTSWEMLKQQIGWVKQQGTQRFGTLVIDTIDWAEMLCVESICAAHQKTGVEDFGYGKGYIFVAEEFGRFLNLLSDVIEAGFHVVLVAHSQIVKFEQPDEMGAYDRYQLKLGAKTGSRTAALVKEWADMVLFINYKTFSVAADKNGNKHKAQGGQRTVFATHHPAWDAKNRQGLPDEFPLDYAHIAHIFSGSTPATPSATPSSSGAVPSTATPPAAAEASTPPQEAQPRIDTTGPQLSPNIPRSLRDLMEANQVSELEIQTVVGKRGYYTADTPIANYDPGFIEGVLVGAWPQVFGMIQEARKDLPF; encoded by the coding sequence ATGTTCGAGGTCATCAGTGGCAAAGTTCAAAAGGCGAAAAAGGTTGTCCTGTACGGCCCCGAAGGCATCGGAAAGTCGTCGCTCGCCGCAAAATTCCCGCGGCCGATCTTTATTGATACAGAGGGGTCGACCACCGAAATGGATGTCGGGAGACTGCCCAAGCCGACGAGCTGGGAAATGCTCAAACAGCAAATCGGATGGGTCAAGCAGCAAGGTACACAACGTTTCGGGACTCTTGTCATCGACACGATCGACTGGGCTGAAATGCTCTGCGTGGAAAGTATCTGCGCAGCTCACCAGAAGACCGGAGTCGAGGACTTCGGCTACGGCAAAGGCTACATCTTCGTGGCCGAAGAGTTCGGACGCTTTCTGAATCTCCTAAGCGACGTCATCGAGGCAGGCTTCCATGTCGTGCTCGTCGCCCATTCTCAGATCGTCAAATTCGAGCAGCCGGACGAGATGGGAGCCTATGACCGGTATCAGCTCAAGTTGGGCGCTAAGACCGGTAGCCGGACGGCGGCGCTCGTCAAGGAGTGGGCGGACATGGTGCTGTTCATCAACTATAAGACGTTCTCGGTGGCCGCGGATAAGAATGGGAACAAGCATAAGGCACAGGGTGGACAGCGGACGGTGTTCGCCACGCACCATCCAGCGTGGGATGCAAAGAACCGGCAGGGGCTGCCCGACGAGTTTCCGCTGGACTATGCGCATATTGCGCATATCTTTAGCGGATCCACGCCAGCGACGCCATCCGCGACCCCGTCGTCGTCCGGCGCCGTTCCGTCCACAGCGACGCCTCCGGCGGCCGCCGAAGCGTCGACGCCGCCGCAAGAAGCACAACCGCGGATCGACACCACCGGACCGCAGTTGAGCCCGAATATTCCGCGTTCCTTGCGCGATCTGATGGAGGCAAACCAGGTCAGCGAGTTGGAGATTCAAACGGTAGTCGGAAAAAGGGGTTACTATACTGCGGATACGCCGATCGCCAACTATGATCCCGGTTTTATCGAAGGTGTTCTTGTCGGCGCTTGGCCGCAAGTGTTTGGAATGATTCAAGAAGCAAGAAAAGATTTGCCATTTTAA
- a CDS encoding AAA family ATPase, which translates to MIKINRLEIENVKRVKAVKIEPSSAGLTVVGGKNNQGKTSVLDAIAWALGGNKYRPSQAQREGSVVPPYLHLVLSNGLIVERKGKNSDLKVIDPNGQKGGQQLLDSFVEELAIDLPKFMNASAKEKAGILLRIIGVGDRLHELEVKEQEVYNRRHAIGQIADQKAKFAKEQPYFPDAPKEPISASELIRQQQEILARNGENQRKRQRVSQIQAEFEQQGREVVRLTAMLNAAQEKYSQLQNDLAIAQKDALDLHDESTVELEANIRQIDEINRKVRANLDKDKAETDANEYRQQYDVLTAEINAVRQQKTDLLTNANLPLPGLSVEDGELIYNGQRWDNMSGSEQLRVATAIVRRLKPNCGFILLDKLEQMDLETLREFGQWLEQEGLQAIATRVSTGEECSIIIEDGYVAGQEGVTLQQPPGEIDPGPTWKAGEF; encoded by the coding sequence ATGATTAAGATCAATAGGCTTGAAATCGAGAACGTCAAGCGCGTCAAGGCGGTGAAAATCGAGCCGTCCAGCGCGGGCCTGACGGTTGTCGGCGGGAAGAACAATCAGGGTAAAACCAGCGTTCTGGACGCCATCGCCTGGGCACTCGGCGGGAACAAATACCGCCCTTCCCAGGCCCAACGGGAAGGATCGGTCGTTCCGCCGTACCTGCACCTCGTGTTGAGCAACGGCCTGATCGTCGAGCGGAAGGGCAAGAACAGCGACCTGAAGGTCATCGATCCGAACGGCCAGAAGGGTGGCCAGCAGCTCCTCGATAGCTTCGTCGAAGAGCTCGCAATCGACCTCCCGAAGTTCATGAACGCTTCCGCCAAGGAGAAGGCTGGCATCCTGCTGCGCATCATCGGTGTCGGTGATCGGCTGCACGAGCTGGAGGTCAAGGAGCAGGAGGTCTACAACCGGCGTCACGCGATCGGCCAGATCGCTGACCAAAAAGCAAAGTTTGCGAAGGAGCAGCCATACTTCCCGGACGCGCCGAAGGAGCCGATCTCCGCATCGGAGCTTATCCGGCAGCAGCAGGAGATCCTGGCCCGAAACGGTGAGAACCAGCGTAAGCGGCAGCGCGTTTCTCAGATTCAGGCTGAATTCGAACAGCAGGGCCGTGAGGTAGTCCGACTGACGGCGATGCTCAACGCCGCTCAGGAAAAGTACAGCCAACTTCAAAATGATTTGGCGATCGCCCAAAAGGACGCACTTGATCTGCACGACGAATCGACCGTGGAGCTCGAGGCCAATATCCGGCAGATCGACGAGATCAATCGGAAGGTCCGCGCGAACCTGGACAAGGACAAGGCCGAGACGGACGCAAACGAATACCGCCAGCAATACGACGTGCTGACGGCCGAGATAAATGCCGTTCGCCAGCAAAAGACGGACCTTCTGACGAACGCGAATCTGCCTCTCCCGGGCCTGTCCGTAGAGGATGGCGAGCTGATTTACAACGGCCAGCGCTGGGACAACATGAGCGGATCCGAACAGCTCCGAGTTGCGACGGCTATCGTTCGCCGGTTGAAGCCGAATTGCGGGTTTATTCTACTGGACAAACTCGAGCAGATGGATCTGGAGACGCTGCGCGAATTCGGCCAGTGGCTCGAGCAGGAGGGGCTGCAGGCGATCGCGACGCGCGTCAGCACCGGCGAGGAGTGCTCGATCATCATTGAGGACGGTTATGTCGCCGGCCAGGAAGGCGTCACATTACAACAACCACCGGGCGAGATTGACCCGGGGCCAACATGGAAAGCAGGTGAATTCTAA
- a CDS encoding sigma-70 family RNA polymerase sigma factor, with the protein MSERDFNPHLGHKDDVVKQHMRLVHAIAQKFRWAQAAHIDMDDLISEGSIGLLMAFDRYDGRAKFEAYAAPWIRGQILDFIQRRRTSVRVPRSVYRLIGKILRNHLEECKPSLIASRLSCSEVEAARALKCWRENCAVSFEQPVGIEDVTIGELIGQTQDMSDLTVKEFLSQLPAVERTFVQARIAGERKERPILLKLIQDKLATYLGLNESEVHSMSLELTQEKYIELKKRGMSDEVICKEYDLGSSTLGRMKKKWGVSAQRFRPEKKKTKPTPAKTMPAAVQPEDQEDWKAKYLELWAKKSSEFDLEQKVIRLEQENRLLKETLKFYL; encoded by the coding sequence ATGAGCGAAAGGGACTTCAATCCCCATCTCGGCCATAAGGATGACGTCGTTAAGCAACATATGAGGCTCGTTCACGCGATCGCTCAAAAATTCCGCTGGGCACAAGCGGCTCACATCGACATGGATGACCTGATCAGCGAGGGAAGCATTGGATTACTAATGGCTTTCGATCGGTATGACGGCCGCGCCAAGTTCGAAGCTTACGCGGCCCCGTGGATACGTGGACAGATCCTAGACTTCATCCAACGCCGACGGACATCCGTTCGCGTGCCGCGTTCCGTTTACCGATTAATTGGCAAAATACTGCGCAATCATTTGGAAGAATGCAAGCCGTCGTTAATTGCCAGCCGGTTGTCCTGTAGCGAGGTTGAAGCGGCCCGTGCATTAAAGTGTTGGCGCGAAAATTGTGCCGTTTCCTTTGAGCAGCCGGTTGGCATTGAAGATGTTACGATCGGCGAGTTGATCGGGCAGACTCAAGACATGTCCGACTTGACCGTAAAAGAATTTCTTTCACAACTTCCGGCGGTCGAACGGACTTTTGTACAGGCTCGAATAGCAGGGGAACGAAAAGAACGGCCGATCCTTTTAAAGTTGATTCAGGATAAACTGGCAACTTATCTTGGGTTGAACGAAAGCGAGGTACATTCTATGAGCCTCGAGCTCACTCAGGAAAAATACATTGAGTTGAAGAAACGCGGAATGTCTGACGAGGTCATTTGCAAGGAGTACGACCTTGGGAGTTCAACGCTTGGACGCATGAAAAAGAAATGGGGCGTATCGGCGCAACGATTCCGGCCGGAAAAGAAAAAGACGAAACCGACACCAGCAAAGACTATGCCCGCTGCAGTTCAACCTGAAGATCAGGAGGATTGGAAAGCCAAATATCTAGAACTCTGGGCCAAAAAAAGCTCCGAGTTTGATCTCGAACAGAAGGTCATCCGCTTGGAGCAGGAAAATCGATTGCTGAAAGAAACGTTGAAATTTTATCTGTGA
- a CDS encoding AbrB/MazE/SpoVT family DNA-binding domain-containing protein, producing MLKATGIVRKIDELGRIVIPMELRRTLGIEEKDSLEIFVDGEKIVIRKYQPGCIHCGSVTNLRTFRDKLICQACVGEIAESR from the coding sequence ATTTTGAAAGCTACTGGTATTGTTCGTAAAATCGACGAGCTTGGCCGGATTGTCATTCCGATGGAGCTGCGTCGCACGCTGGGCATCGAAGAAAAGGATTCGCTGGAAATTTTCGTCGACGGCGAAAAAATCGTAATCCGCAAATACCAACCCGGCTGCATCCATTGCGGCAGTGTGACCAATCTCCGCACGTTCCGCGACAAGCTGATCTGTCAGGCCTGCGTAGGCGAGATCGCGGAGAGCCGATAA
- a CDS encoding sigma-70 family RNA polymerase sigma factor: MNAQIQPEDYLSLVHHVAKRYAGAAKARGEDYDDIVSAGYIGLMLAIHKFDPGRGLAFTTYAVPTINGQILRHLRDTGQRIQIPRPTRDIWFKIKRSILEEAPIEEVVRKLGYSRDRIEKALQAGEVTVLSLDCPISYDGPDNFHEQIPDDADFSGAWVEEFLNRLTYQQRRAVKYRMRGESQTIIAGRLGVTQVQVSRILTRVGKLLTEYLREEVKHGAARPDRAPAAGGIGNRARPGNRPVGQTPQVLHAF; the protein is encoded by the coding sequence ATGAACGCACAAATTCAACCTGAAGATTATCTTTCTTTGGTCCATCATGTCGCAAAGCGTTATGCGGGCGCAGCCAAAGCGAGAGGCGAGGATTACGACGATATCGTTTCGGCTGGCTATATCGGACTCATGCTGGCCATTCATAAATTCGATCCGGGTCGTGGGCTGGCATTCACAACATACGCCGTCCCCACGATTAATGGCCAGATCCTTCGCCATCTTCGAGATACCGGTCAGCGTATTCAGATTCCGAGGCCAACTCGAGATATTTGGTTCAAGATTAAGCGTTCCATCCTCGAAGAAGCTCCGATCGAAGAAGTTGTACGGAAGCTTGGGTACAGCCGGGATCGAATCGAAAAGGCGCTGCAAGCCGGAGAGGTAACGGTTTTGTCACTGGATTGCCCCATTTCGTACGACGGTCCCGACAACTTTCATGAGCAAATCCCCGATGATGCGGATTTTTCCGGAGCGTGGGTCGAGGAATTTCTTAATAGGCTGACGTATCAGCAACGCCGGGCTGTTAAGTACCGGATGCGGGGCGAATCGCAAACCATCATCGCCGGGCGTCTTGGTGTGACGCAAGTACAGGTAAGCCGGATCCTGACCCGCGTCGGCAAATTACTGACGGAATACCTGCGAGAGGAGGTGAAACACGGTGCAGCACGTCCTGATCGTGCCCCAGCTGCGGGCGGAATCGGTAATCGAGCCCGACCCGGAAATCGTCCGGTTGGACAAACTCCGCAAGTATTACACGCATTTTAA
- a CDS encoding DUF7667 family protein, with amino-acid sequence MIAIHAVHRRLAEIVYMSTDRTGNTIIGPAELKLLIPLLRQNLELVRRMDELQNLAFQAHLAKDDGWLQDICRQIDALEAMCL; translated from the coding sequence ATGATCGCTATCCACGCCGTCCACCGTCGCCTGGCTGAGATCGTTTACATGTCGACGGATCGCACGGGTAACACGATCATCGGCCCGGCTGAGCTCAAGCTGCTGATCCCGCTGCTCCGGCAAAACCTCGAGCTCGTCCGGCGCATGGATGAGCTGCAAAATCTGGCCTTTCAGGCGCATCTGGCCAAAGACGACGGCTGGTTGCAGGACATTTGCCGGCAAATCGACGCGCTGGAAGCAATGTGTTTATGA
- a CDS encoding helix-turn-helix domain-containing protein: MTVEQTFAAFVEQLREQLKAELMNELRAELHTVPDRTLSFAEACDHLNMSDYTLRRLCREKRIPHRVYGSEGSKNPRYLFSSRRLDQWIRDQEEANYLPRGAQTS; this comes from the coding sequence ATGACGGTTGAACAAACCTTTGCGGCCTTCGTCGAACAATTGCGCGAACAATTAAAGGCCGAGCTAATGAATGAGCTTCGCGCAGAGCTTCACACCGTTCCAGATCGAACCTTATCGTTTGCCGAGGCCTGCGATCACCTGAACATGTCGGACTACACGCTTCGACGGTTATGCCGCGAAAAAAGGATTCCTCACCGGGTTTACGGATCGGAAGGTTCGAAGAATCCGCGGTATCTGTTCAGCAGTCGGCGACTGGATCAATGGATTCGGGATCAGGAAGAAGCCAACTACCTTCCCAGGGGGGCTCAAACCTCATGA
- a CDS encoding helix-turn-helix transcriptional regulator: MGNSTQRIEVIPIIMSAHKRTELIAARVAKGLSRPELATLVGVSFEHIKSLEYGRVNPSTPLMFKLCKELNSTPEQLFEDIVGT; encoded by the coding sequence ATGGGAAACAGCACACAACGAATAGAGGTGATTCCCATTATAATGAGTGCTCATAAAAGAACTGAGTTGATCGCTGCCAGGGTCGCTAAAGGGTTGTCCAGACCAGAGTTAGCAACCTTAGTTGGGGTAAGCTTTGAGCACATCAAAAGCCTGGAATACGGTAGGGTTAATCCGAGTACCCCGTTAATGTTCAAACTGTGTAAGGAATTAAATTCAACTCCCGAACAGTTATTTGAGGACATTGTAGGTACTTAG
- a CDS encoding helix-turn-helix domain-containing protein — MESLGSRIKKLRKERGLTQDDIGRHLGMGRSNVGHIENGRTIPTSETLDKIANILGTTTDYLLGRSNDPHGKPYYSLTDKDDKDIARKLEAMMNELESDSALAFMGEPMDEEDRELLRISLENTLRMSREMAKKKFTPKKYRN, encoded by the coding sequence GTGGAATCGCTCGGTTCGAGGATCAAAAAACTGCGTAAAGAACGGGGGTTAACGCAAGACGACATAGGCAGGCATTTGGGGATGGGACGTTCGAATGTCGGCCATATCGAGAACGGCAGAACAATCCCTACATCCGAAACTTTGGACAAGATTGCCAATATACTTGGTACCACAACAGACTATCTCCTGGGGCGTTCGAACGATCCTCATGGTAAACCGTATTACTCGCTTACAGACAAAGACGATAAAGATATCGCCAGAAAACTCGAAGCCATGATGAACGAGCTTGAATCCGATTCTGCTTTAGCGTTCATGGGCGAGCCTATGGACGAAGAGGATCGGGAACTGCTCCGCATCTCTCTGGAGAACACATTACGTATGTCGAGGGAGATGGCCAAAAAGAAGTTTACTCCGAAGAAATATAGAAATTAA
- a CDS encoding ImmA/IrrE family metallo-endopeptidase: protein MVRIKARELMETHGTNSPIEIAAQRNIVVLVEDLGKHTWGYYTLTNRIPCIHINSRLDPDDALFAAAHELGHHVLHPGINTPFLRSNTLLSVDKIERQANRFAVHLLAGENEPEPGETKSQFLIRCGIHEMFHIFY from the coding sequence ATGGTGAGAATAAAAGCACGAGAGCTGATGGAGACCCACGGAACCAACTCACCTATTGAAATTGCAGCGCAGAGAAATATAGTGGTTCTGGTCGAAGATCTTGGCAAACATACATGGGGCTACTACACGCTAACGAATCGCATTCCGTGCATTCATATCAACAGTCGTTTGGATCCTGATGACGCCCTTTTCGCAGCTGCGCATGAGCTGGGTCATCATGTTTTGCATCCCGGCATCAATACACCGTTTTTGCGCAGCAACACACTTTTATCGGTGGACAAGATCGAACGCCAGGCAAATCGATTTGCCGTCCATCTGTTGGCCGGCGAAAATGAACCGGAACCTGGAGAAACAAAGTCGCAATTTTTGATTCGTTGCGGCATTCACGAGATGTTCCATATTTTTTACTAA
- a CDS encoding tyrosine-type recombinase/integrase, which yields MKGSIEKRGEASWRLTVDVGTLPDGSRDRRRKTITVEDKALLKTTKKLKDYLDEQLADFKREIESGEYLKPQKMTFSEFVENEWKPKYAQDEDNLSPSSYEIYCGHLKNHILPRIGHFEIQTINTMKLVNMMSDIKKAGSRKDGKEKPLSPGTVRYIHRVAKNVFSRAAEWGLIKENPMNGVQKPSENQGAERFYDEDETQNVINKIYSHLPLKWRLYFVGAIVGGFRRGELTALQWPDVLLDQNAIRVAVSISIMRKGIAHVSGPKTEGSKAIVDMPEWYMNELRAYRAIWEKEREEVGDKWKGEDNEFVFHAGFGKPFYFTHPTKKWRDFCEKHGLKYVNLHGLRHTTATVLLENETDMKVIQQRLRHTQHSTTTGLYAHVTKKVSRVAASKFDKFNPLATQEDTNFVPNSSPTASEEHSSLPLQ from the coding sequence ATGAAAGGAAGCATCGAGAAACGCGGAGAAGCAAGTTGGCGGCTGACCGTCGATGTCGGCACGTTACCGGATGGCTCTCGCGATCGTCGACGCAAAACCATTACCGTTGAGGACAAGGCTCTTCTCAAAACGACGAAGAAGCTCAAAGATTACCTGGACGAGCAACTCGCTGATTTTAAGCGGGAAATTGAGTCGGGAGAGTATCTCAAACCGCAGAAGATGACATTTTCAGAATTCGTTGAGAACGAATGGAAACCGAAATACGCCCAGGACGAGGATAATTTGTCACCGAGCTCGTACGAAATATATTGCGGTCATCTGAAAAATCATATCCTGCCTCGAATCGGACACTTTGAAATTCAAACCATCAACACAATGAAGCTCGTTAACATGATGAGCGATATCAAAAAAGCCGGAAGCCGTAAAGACGGCAAGGAAAAACCACTATCTCCCGGGACAGTCCGTTACATCCATAGGGTAGCCAAGAACGTATTTAGCCGCGCGGCTGAATGGGGGCTCATAAAAGAAAACCCGATGAACGGCGTACAGAAACCGAGTGAAAATCAAGGGGCTGAGAGATTTTACGACGAGGATGAGACCCAAAATGTGATCAACAAAATTTATAGTCACCTGCCGCTAAAGTGGCGTTTATATTTTGTGGGCGCCATTGTCGGAGGATTTAGGCGCGGAGAGCTGACCGCTTTACAATGGCCCGATGTGCTCTTAGATCAGAATGCTATTCGGGTTGCAGTAAGCATTTCAATCATGCGTAAAGGCATCGCTCACGTTAGCGGCCCGAAGACGGAAGGCTCGAAAGCCATTGTCGATATGCCTGAGTGGTACATGAACGAACTTAGAGCGTATCGAGCGATTTGGGAAAAAGAGCGTGAAGAAGTCGGCGACAAGTGGAAAGGCGAAGACAATGAATTTGTTTTCCACGCTGGATTCGGGAAACCATTTTATTTTACGCACCCCACGAAGAAATGGCGGGATTTTTGTGAGAAGCACGGGCTGAAATACGTAAATCTGCACGGCTTACGCCACACGACGGCAACAGTCTTGCTGGAAAATGAAACGGACATGAAGGTCATTCAACAACGTCTTCGCCATACTCAGCATTCCACGACTACGGGATTGTATGCGCACGTAACCAAAAAAGTGAGCCGCGTCGCCGCCAGTAAGTTCGACAAATTCAATCCGCTGGCCACCCAAGAGGATACGAACTTTGTCCCCAATTCGTCCCCAACGGCCTCTGAGGAGCACTCTTCCCTTCCGCTCCAGTAA
- the corA gene encoding magnesium/cobalt transporter CorA — MAKMILYDTRSQSARETQIRMPEEGEVAWIPLIGKAHGETERILTDVFRCHPLLVEDCVAKNQRPKLDRYENHLLLTFFHIRRDLSLVEMEHVIGPNYVITVCADEVDSIAEAAADFKRNELRHMEFSGAILYRLLDKCVDDYIIVSDKIDDKIEKYEQAIIVNPHVKISGEVFRLKRRLHTLRRILFDERNAIGELSHQRFPYSRKEADVYFTDIHDHISQVLDSIDSFRDSLTGLLDLQVNMKSDRMNEIIKTLTIVSSIFLPLTFVVGLYGMNFRYMPELDWPYAYPLLLVIMIIIAGSLWFYYKKKKWL, encoded by the coding sequence ATGGCGAAGATGATCTTATACGATACCCGGTCCCAATCCGCCCGGGAGACGCAGATACGCATGCCGGAAGAAGGCGAGGTGGCATGGATCCCGCTGATCGGAAAAGCGCACGGGGAAACGGAACGGATATTGACCGACGTTTTCCGCTGCCACCCGCTGCTCGTCGAGGATTGCGTCGCCAAAAACCAGCGTCCGAAGCTCGATCGGTACGAAAATCACCTGCTGCTTACCTTTTTTCATATCCGTCGCGATTTGTCCCTTGTCGAGATGGAACACGTCATCGGTCCTAACTACGTCATTACCGTCTGCGCCGACGAGGTGGACTCGATCGCGGAAGCCGCGGCCGATTTTAAACGGAACGAACTGAGGCACATGGAATTCAGCGGCGCCATCCTGTACCGGCTGCTCGACAAGTGCGTGGACGATTACATCATCGTATCGGACAAGATCGACGATAAGATCGAAAAATACGAGCAGGCCATCATCGTCAATCCCCATGTCAAAATCTCGGGCGAGGTATTCCGGTTAAAGCGCCGGCTGCACACGTTAAGACGCATCCTTTTCGACGAAAGAAACGCGATCGGCGAGCTCAGCCATCAGCGTTTCCCCTACAGCCGCAAGGAGGCGGACGTTTATTTTACCGACATCCACGATCATATTTCGCAGGTGCTCGACTCCATCGATTCGTTCCGGGATTCGCTGACCGGGCTGCTCGATTTGCAGGTGAATATGAAATCCGACCGGATGAACGAAATCATCAAAACGCTCACGATCGTCAGCTCGATTTTTTTGCCGCTTACGTTCGTCGTCGGGCTGTACGGGATGAACTTCCGGTATATGCCGGAGTTGGACTGGCCTTACGCGTATCCGCTGCTGCTCGTCATCATGATCATTATTGCAGGTTCGCTGTGGTTTTATTACAAAAAGAAAAAGTGGCTTTAA
- a CDS encoding SprT family protein, protein MTDAELQAWVESVSLSAFGLPFKHKATFNGRLRTTGGRYFLKSHNIEISPRQLAVHGSEETERIIKHELCHYHLHLAGRGYRHRDPEFKALLAKVGATLYCKTLPGARRTLPIKYLLVCRSCGMTYPRKRKTDPRKYACGRCRGMLKLVEAEQKNSFEKPLDFLLEP, encoded by the coding sequence ATGACCGACGCGGAACTGCAGGCTTGGGTGGAGAGCGTGTCGCTAAGCGCGTTCGGGCTTCCCTTCAAGCATAAAGCGACATTTAACGGGAGGCTGCGGACAACCGGCGGACGTTACTTTTTGAAAAGCCATAACATCGAGATCAGCCCCCGCCAGCTCGCGGTGCACGGAAGCGAGGAAACCGAACGCATCATCAAGCATGAGCTTTGCCATTACCATTTGCATTTGGCGGGGCGGGGATACCGGCATCGGGATCCGGAATTTAAAGCGCTGCTCGCCAAAGTCGGCGCGACGCTATATTGCAAAACGCTGCCGGGGGCGCGAAGAACCCTGCCGATCAAATATTTGCTTGTTTGCCGTTCGTGCGGCATGACCTATCCGCGCAAGCGCAAAACCGACCCGCGCAAATACGCGTGCGGGCGGTGCCGGGGGATGCTGAAGCTGGTGGAAGCCGAGCAAAAAAATTCATTCGAAAAACCGCTTGACTTCCTCCTCGAACCATGA